One window of the Zea mays cultivar B73 chromosome 3, Zm-B73-REFERENCE-NAM-5.0, whole genome shotgun sequence genome contains the following:
- the LOC100277757 gene encoding uncharacterized protein LOC100277757, with amino-acid sequence MAAAGERRKLCGYLRAVVSIPGGDVAAAASILPLSPCTLSACGAVALAPLPDDVRAQPRWPRSRAPGVVRLLRTLVANRCVEVEGTLLRVVTRRRPGEGEGEGDGAAVEARAVVLLDVYIPVAAWSGWQFPRSRSAAAAVFKHVRCVSSVFVYLYRCNFVDPIAISEE; translated from the coding sequence ATGGCCGCCGCGGGGGAGCGCCGCAAGCTTTGTGGCTACCTACGCGCCGTGGTGTCCATCCCCGGCGGGGACGTCGCGGCGGCGGCGTCTATCCTTCCGCTGTCCCCGTGCACGCTCTCCGCGTGCGGGGCCGTGGCCCTTGCGCCGCTCCCCGACGACGTGCGGGCCCAGCCGCGGTGGCCCAGGTCGCGCGCCCCCGGCGTCGTGCGCCTGCTCAGGACGCTCGTGGCGAACCGCTGCGTGGAGGTGGAGGGTACGCTTCTCCGGGTCGTGACCAGGAGGAGGCCTggggaaggggaaggggaaggggaCGGCGCCGCGGTGGAGGCCAGGGCCGTCGTGCTGCTCGACGTCTACATACCCGTCGCCGCGTGGTCCGGTTGGCAGTTCCCGCGCTCGCgctctgctgccgccgccgtcttcAAGCATGTTAGGTGCGTCTCTTCCGTCTTTGTGTATCTGTACAGGTGCAATTTTGTCGATCCCATTGCCATTTCGGAGGAATAA
- the LOC100277757 gene encoding uncharacterized protein isoform X1, with protein MAAAGERRKLCGYLRAVVSIPGGDVAAAASILPLSPCTLSACGAVALAPLPDDVRAQPRWPRSRAPGVVRLLRTLVANRCVEVEGTLLRVVTRRRPGEGEGEGDGAAVEARAVVLLDVYIPVAAWSGWQFPRSRSAAAAVFKHVRQLE; from the exons ATGGCCGCCGCGGGGGAGCGCCGCAAGCTTTGTGGCTACCTACGCGCCGTGGTGTCCATCCCCGGCGGGGACGTCGCGGCGGCGGCGTCTATCCTTCCGCTGTCCCCGTGCACGCTCTCCGCGTGCGGGGCCGTGGCCCTTGCGCCGCTCCCCGACGACGTGCGGGCCCAGCCGCGGTGGCCCAGGTCGCGCGCCCCCGGCGTCGTGCGCCTGCTCAGGACGCTCGTGGCGAACCGCTGCGTGGAGGTGGAGGGTACGCTTCTCCGGGTCGTGACCAGGAGGAGGCCTggggaaggggaaggggaaggggaCGGCGCCGCGGTGGAGGCCAGGGCCGTCGTGCTGCTCGACGTCTACATACCCGTCGCCGCGTGGTCCGGTTGGCAGTTCCCGCGCTCGCgctctgctgccgccgccgtcttcAAGCATGTTAG GCAACTGGAATAA